TGACCCTGTTCCTGGACCTGGGCTGGGCCAGCGGGTTCACCACGATCGTCATCGCCCACGTCGCCTTTCAGATCAGCTTCATCGCGCTGACCGTGCGGGCCCGAGTCCGCGGATTCGACTGGACGCTGGAGGACGCGTCGCTGGATCTGGGTGCCGGGCCGCTGCGCACCTTCATGAAAGTGACGCTGCCGCTGATAGTTCCGGGCATCGTCGCCGCGGCCATGCTGTCCTTCGCGCTGTCACTCGACGACTTCATCATCACGTTCTTCGTCAGCGGTTCGACGGTCACCTACCCGCTGTATGTCCACGCCGCGACCAAATCCGCGGTGCCACCGCAGATCGACGTGCTGGCCACGGTGATCCTGGTGGTCAGCCTGGTGTTGCTGGCCCTGGGCACGCTGTACCGCCGCAAACGCGACATCTGACTCAGCCGAAGACCTCGAACCGCTCGATGGCGGCGCTCGCCGCGAAGTCGGCGATGACCACCACCCGGCGATCGCTGGTGTGCACCGTCGCGGTCACCGACCGGCCGGCGGCGAGCACCTTCGACCAACTGGCGCCGTAGAAGCGGGTCCGCAGGTCGTCGAGACCCACCGCCAGTTCGGCGGCGCCCAGGCTGCGCCGGACCGCCAACTCGTCGCCGACCGCCAGCGCGGTCAGCGCGTCCACCAGCGCCTCCCGCTGCCGTGGACCGGGCCGCCGCAGGCCCCGCAGAAAGCCGAGCGTCCCGCCGAGGCCGAGATTCGCCAGCATCGCCCGGTTCAGTGCGAGCCCGGCCGGCAGCGCGGCGACGCCGTTGCCGGCGAACTGCCGCAGCATGGGGGCCAGCTCCCAATAAGCCTGCAGCGACGCAATTTTGAGCTCGTCGCCGTCTTCACGCAGGCGGTAGCGCAGCACCGCGGGAACCGCCATCGTCACCCCGGAGCCCATCGCGATGCCCAACGTGAGGTCCCGGATCACGGTGCGCTCGCAGACGATGTCGAGGTCGCGGTGGAACTCGATGTCCCGCCCGGCGATGAACGTATCGAAGAACCGGCCGAGTTGCTCGGCGCCGACGTGGGGACGCGAGCCCACGGGGTCTTCGACCCGGCCGTCGTCGGTGAACAACCCGACCCAGCCCCGCCGATCACGGCGGCCGGCGGCCTCCGGCGAGCGCTCGACAGTCGCCAGCAGCCGGGCCTCGTCGATGGTCATCGTCAGCGCAGATCCGCCGAGTCCGAAACGACGTCGATGTTCTTGGTGCGCAGCGCCGACACCGCGGCCGCCGTCGATTCGGCGGCCACCCCGGCGGTGAGGTCCAGCAGGACCCGGGTGTTGAAGCCCGCTGCGGCGGCGTCCTCGGCCGTCGCCCGCACGCAGTAGTCCGTCGCGATGCCGACGACATCGACCTGGTCGACCTCGCGCCGCCGCAACCAGTCGACCAGCGCCGTCCCGTCCTCGTCGGCGCCCTCGAAGCCGCTGTAGGCCGCCGAGTAGGCGCCTTTGCGGAAGACGGCCTCGACCATGCTGGTGTCCAGGTCCGGGTGGAACTCGGCGCCCGGGGTGTGCGCGACGCAGTGCGGCGGCCAGGACAGCCGGTAATCGGGGGTGTCGGAGAAATGGTCGCCGGGGTCCACGTGGAAATCCAACGTGGCCACCACGTGGTCGTAGGGCTGCTCGGTGGCCAGCCGGGCGGTGAGCGCCCGGGCCACCGCGGCACCTCCGGCGACGGCCAGCGACCCGCCCTCACAGAAATCGTTCTGGACGTCGACGATGATCAACGCGCGCATCGCTCCACCGTAACGGGTGCAGCCGGCAACCGGCCCCGCTTCGAGGACCGCCCGGCGAGGCCCCTACCCTGGTCAGGCGGGCGCGCGTTGCACTCGCTAGCTAGGCGAATTAAGGTCTGGACACATGTCCAGATTGAACAGTGGGGTGTCCTGAGCATGCGAATCGCGTTGCTGTCGTATCGCAGTAAGACCCACTGCGGCGGCCAGGGGGTCTACGTCCGCCACCTCAGCCGGGGTCTGGTCGAGCTCGGTCACCACGTCGAGGTGTTCTCCGGACAGCCGTATCCCGACGGCCTCGATCC
This DNA window, taken from Mycolicibacterium sp. MU0050, encodes the following:
- a CDS encoding nuclear transport factor 2 family protein — encoded protein: MTIDEARLLATVERSPEAAGRRDRRGWVGLFTDDGRVEDPVGSRPHVGAEQLGRFFDTFIAGRDIEFHRDLDIVCERTVIRDLTLGIAMGSGVTMAVPAVLRYRLREDGDELKIASLQAYWELAPMLRQFAGNGVAALPAGLALNRAMLANLGLGGTLGFLRGLRRPGPRQREALVDALTALAVGDELAVRRSLGAAELAVGLDDLRTRFYGASWSKVLAAGRSVTATVHTSDRRVVVIADFAASAAIERFEVFG
- a CDS encoding isochorismatase family protein → MRALIIVDVQNDFCEGGSLAVAGGAAVARALTARLATEQPYDHVVATLDFHVDPGDHFSDTPDYRLSWPPHCVAHTPGAEFHPDLDTSMVEAVFRKGAYSAAYSGFEGADEDGTALVDWLRRREVDQVDVVGIATDYCVRATAEDAAAAGFNTRVLLDLTAGVAAESTAAAVSALRTKNIDVVSDSADLR